A stretch of Aspergillus nidulans FGSC A4 chromosome VI DNA encodes these proteins:
- a CDS encoding flavin-linked sulfhydryl oxidase (transcript_id=CADANIAT00010052), producing MADEPQSQPHSRPNPTTLFPHTTTGTPESPSSSSDNKNDGSKLPVIRRDEDGKSYVLDKNGKPCRLCTSAAAWRNLTKKSKASTAAASTTTTTQPQSQSNSTGASTECPPDVEALGRSTWTLLHSLTATYPEKASPSEQTEMKSFLTLLSKLYPCWVCADDFRNWMAEPSGKNQPRLGGRSEFGNWMCEAHNEVNRKLGKKEFDCRFWEERWKDGWKDGRCD from the exons ATGGCAGACGAGCCGCAGTCGCAACCGCATTCGCGGCCAAATCCTACGACACTCTTCCCCCATACCACAACAGGAACCCCAGAGagcccatcatcatcctctgaTAACAAGAATGATGGCTCGAAGTTGCCGGTGATACGGCGCGATGAGGACGGGAAATCATACGTCCTAGACAAGAATGGGAAACC ATGCCGTCTCTGCACTTCCGCCGCCGCATGGCGTAACTTGACAAAAAAATCCAAAGCCTCAACGGCCGCCGCTTCCACCACGACGACCACTCAGCCCCAATCTCAGAGTAATAGCACCGGCGCCAGCACCGAATGCCCACCTGACGTCGAAGCCCTCGGCCGCTCAACCTGGACCCTCCTTCACAGTCTCACAGCGACATACCCCGAAAAGGCCTCACCAAGCGAACAGACCGAGATGAAGTCGTTCCTCACATTGTTGTCAAAGTTATATCCATGCTGGGTCTGCGCAGACGATTTCCGGAACTGGATGGCGGAGCCAAGTGGTAAGAACCAGCCGCGACTCGGCGGGAGAAGTGAGTTTGGGAATTGGATGTGCGAGGCGCATAATGAAGTGAATCGAAAGCTGGGGAAGAAGGAATTCGATTGTCGTTTTTGGGAAGAAAGGTGGAAGGATGGGTGGAAGGATGGGAGGTGTGATTGA